One genomic window of Desulfobacteraceae bacterium includes the following:
- the recB gene encoding exodeoxyribonuclease V subunit beta, which yields MQAFDLLRAPLTGVNLIEAGAGTGKTYAIAALYLRLILEQGLVPEEILVVTFTKAATEELQSRIRARLLEAEGGFGRGGGQDGLIQDLVARTADRAQALGRLRQALLGFDRAAIFTIHGFCQRILLENAFETGSGFQTELKTDPRPLLQEVADDFWRRQVYGAPPEFVAYLRSRAGGPTYFLGLLQQLKTPGIRIIPEAPEAALETLAPYRRSLTALRRQWPHAKEAVARLLRDPALSGTVYGSLKPIAAGGALSRRDLQIAALCREMDLLAAPHGTGFPLFEKFSLFTTPKLSAAVRKNQAAPDHPFFALCAEVEERAAALEEEMARRFLFLRRQVFRYAETELGRRKQVQNIQFFDDLLTTVAKALVGPDGGRLLADAVRAKFKAALVDEFQDTDAVQYDIFSRLFGGGDRTLFLIGDPKQAIYSFRGADVFSYMAAARQCDRRYTLTRNWRSAPALITAVNTLFENVAAPFVFEEITFAAGQPGCAPREDAPPSQAPFVVWWLDAAEEKPLAKETAVARIAEAVAGEILGLTRPGPARTEPGDIAVLVRTNRQARQIQRELAALALPAVLIGEDNIFDTPEAAEIQQVLAAILEPAAERRLRAALASDMLGAKASELDTAVPAGAWWADRLAAFCDYLEIWQRSGFYRMFRLLLGRERVKGRLLAYPDGERRLTNLLQLGEILQRAAVENALPPAGLVKWLSQQRDPASQRLEEHQLRLESDAQAVRIITMHKSKGLEFPVVFCPFTWEGALSREPLLRFHDPDADGRLTLDLGDEHFEAHRIQARTEGLAENLRLLYVAVTRAKQRCYLAWGRISTAETSAPAYLLHGASPSGSHDPVGALQDLFKRKSGSTLFEELKTRAALSRGAIELLPLPAGSADGRFKPPAAPPAKLVLPAFQGSVTPSWRITSYTALVSGAHFPAEWPDHDALPAVPAAQSPPAVEAPAGQTDIAAFPRGARAGTFLHDLLEHLDFSADDPDHRAGLVERLLAAYGFDPAWQPALLTMLARVLASPLAAGQETLRLERITAGQRVNEMAFYFPLNTFALAELEDILRPEGSAADFPDLGRRFKALSFRPERGFMKGYIDLVFHHAGRYYLVDWKSNYLGPAVAHYAQANLRSEMAASLYVLQYHLYALALHQLLRLRLPDYRYDTHFGGVFYLFLRGIDPACGPDFGIFHDRPAAGRIAALGKLLIPGFNPL from the coding sequence ATGCAAGCTTTCGACCTGCTCCGGGCACCGCTGACCGGTGTCAACCTGATCGAAGCCGGCGCAGGAACAGGGAAAACCTACGCGATCGCCGCCCTTTATCTGCGGCTGATTCTGGAACAGGGCCTTGTGCCCGAGGAAATCCTGGTGGTGACCTTCACCAAGGCCGCCACCGAGGAGCTGCAGAGCCGGATCCGGGCCCGGCTGCTGGAGGCGGAGGGCGGGTTTGGGCGCGGTGGCGGCCAGGACGGCCTGATCCAGGACCTGGTGGCCCGCACGGCCGACCGCGCGCAGGCCCTTGGCCGTTTGCGCCAGGCGCTGCTGGGATTCGACCGCGCCGCCATTTTCACCATCCACGGTTTCTGTCAGCGGATCCTTTTGGAAAACGCCTTCGAAACCGGCAGCGGCTTTCAAACCGAGCTCAAAACCGACCCGCGCCCGCTGCTGCAAGAGGTCGCCGATGATTTCTGGCGGCGCCAGGTTTACGGGGCGCCGCCCGAATTTGTCGCCTATCTCCGCAGCCGGGCCGGTGGTCCGACCTATTTCCTGGGGCTGTTGCAGCAGTTGAAGACCCCGGGGATCCGCATCATCCCCGAGGCGCCGGAAGCCGCCCTGGAAACCCTGGCCCCCTATCGCCGGTCGCTGACCGCCCTTCGGCGACAGTGGCCGCACGCAAAAGAGGCGGTGGCGCGCCTGCTGCGCGATCCGGCCCTCAGCGGCACGGTCTACGGGAGCCTGAAGCCCATAGCGGCGGGGGGTGCGTTAAGCCGCCGTGATCTCCAGATCGCGGCCCTCTGCCGGGAAATGGATCTCTTGGCCGCCCCCCACGGGACGGGTTTTCCGCTCTTTGAAAAATTCTCGCTCTTCACCACCCCCAAGCTGTCCGCGGCTGTCCGCAAAAACCAGGCCGCGCCCGATCACCCTTTCTTCGCCCTCTGCGCCGAGGTTGAGGAGCGGGCGGCGGCCCTTGAAGAGGAGATGGCGCGCCGGTTTCTGTTTTTGCGCCGGCAGGTCTTCCGATATGCCGAAACCGAGCTGGGCCGGCGCAAGCAGGTGCAGAACATCCAGTTTTTCGACGACCTGCTGACCACGGTCGCCAAAGCCCTCGTGGGGCCCGACGGCGGCCGCTTGCTGGCCGATGCGGTGCGGGCCAAGTTCAAGGCCGCGCTGGTGGACGAGTTTCAGGACACAGACGCCGTCCAGTACGATATTTTTTCGCGCCTCTTCGGCGGCGGCGATCGGACCCTTTTTCTGATCGGCGACCCGAAACAGGCGATCTACAGCTTTCGCGGCGCCGATGTCTTCTCCTACATGGCGGCCGCGCGCCAGTGCGACCGGCGCTATACCCTGACCCGCAACTGGCGCTCTGCGCCGGCGCTGATCACGGCGGTCAACACCCTCTTTGAAAACGTGGCGGCGCCTTTCGTGTTCGAGGAAATCACCTTTGCGGCGGGGCAGCCGGGATGCGCGCCCCGCGAGGATGCACCGCCGTCCCAGGCGCCGTTTGTGGTCTGGTGGCTGGACGCGGCCGAGGAAAAACCCCTTGCCAAGGAAACCGCGGTGGCCCGGATCGCGGAAGCGGTGGCCGGGGAGATTTTAGGTCTCACCCGCCCCGGCCCGGCTCGGACCGAACCGGGCGATATCGCCGTCCTGGTGCGCACCAACCGACAGGCCAGACAAATCCAGCGGGAGCTGGCCGCCCTGGCGCTACCGGCGGTTCTGATCGGCGAGGACAATATCTTTGACACGCCGGAAGCCGCCGAAATCCAGCAGGTGCTGGCGGCGATCCTGGAGCCGGCGGCCGAGCGGCGGCTGCGGGCCGCCCTGGCCAGCGACATGCTGGGCGCCAAAGCCAGCGAGCTGGATACCGCCGTCCCCGCCGGCGCCTGGTGGGCGGATCGCCTGGCCGCCTTCTGCGACTATCTGGAGATCTGGCAGCGCAGCGGTTTCTATCGCATGTTCCGGCTGCTGTTGGGCCGCGAACGGGTCAAGGGCCGGCTGCTGGCCTATCCCGACGGCGAGCGGCGCCTGACCAACCTGCTGCAGCTGGGCGAGATCCTTCAGCGCGCGGCGGTGGAGAACGCCCTGCCGCCGGCGGGCCTGGTGAAATGGCTGTCCCAGCAGCGCGACCCCGCCAGCCAGCGGCTGGAGGAGCATCAGCTGCGGCTTGAAAGCGACGCGCAGGCAGTGCGCATCATCACCATGCACAAGAGCAAGGGGCTTGAATTCCCGGTGGTTTTCTGCCCGTTTACCTGGGAGGGGGCGCTGTCACGGGAACCGCTGCTGCGCTTCCACGACCCGGATGCCGACGGCCGCCTGACCCTGGATCTCGGCGACGAGCACTTCGAGGCCCACCGTATCCAGGCTCGGACCGAGGGGCTGGCCGAAAACCTCCGGCTGCTCTATGTGGCCGTGACCCGCGCCAAGCAGCGCTGCTACCTGGCCTGGGGGCGGATCAGCACCGCCGAAACCTCGGCCCCGGCCTACCTGCTGCATGGCGCATCACCGAGCGGGTCGCATGACCCGGTGGGCGCGCTGCAGGATCTTTTCAAGCGCAAAAGCGGGAGCACCCTTTTTGAGGAGCTGAAAACCCGTGCCGCCCTCTCGAGGGGCGCCATCGAGCTTTTGCCGCTGCCCGCAGGGTCCGCCGACGGGCGTTTCAAACCGCCGGCGGCACCGCCGGCGAAGCTGGTCCTTCCGGCCTTTCAGGGCTCGGTGACGCCCAGCTGGCGCATCACCAGCTACACGGCCCTGGTCTCCGGCGCCCATTTCCCCGCGGAATGGCCCGATCACGACGCGCTGCCGGCGGTTCCCGCGGCGCAGAGCCCACCCGCCGTCGAGGCGCCCGCCGGACAAACGGATATCGCCGCTTTCCCCAGGGGTGCACGCGCCGGCACCTTTCTACACGACCTTTTAGAACACCTGGATTTCAGCGCCGATGATCCGGACCATCGCGCCGGTCTGGTGGAAAGACTGCTGGCGGCCTACGGGTTTGACCCCGCCTGGCAGCCCGCCCTGTTGACCATGCTGGCGCGCGTGCTCGCCAGCCCGCTGGCGGCCGGTCAGGAAACCCTTCGCCTGGAGCGGATCACCGCCGGCCAGCGGGTAAATGAAATGGCGTTCTATTTTCCCCTGAACACCTTTGCGCTCGCCGAGTTGGAGGACATTTTGCGCCCGGAGGGCAGCGCGGCGGACTTCCCTGACCTTGGAAGGCGCTTCAAGGCCCTGAGTTTCCGCCCGGAGAGGGGATTTATGAAAGGCTACATCGATCTGGTCTTTCACCACGCCGGTCGCTATTACCTGGTGGACTGGAAGTCCAACTACCTCGGCCCCGCTGTCGCGCACTACGCCCAGGCGAATCTGCGATCCGAGATGGCGGCCTCTTTGTACGTCCTTCAGTACCACCTCTACGCCCTGGCCCTGCACCAACTGCTGCGCCTGAGGCTGCCGGATTACCGTTACGACACACATTTCGGCGGCGTTTTCTATCTGTTTCTACGAGGCATCGACCCGGCCTGCGGGCCGGATTTCGGCATTTTCCACGATCGCCCCGCGGCGGGGCGGATCGCGGCCCTGGGAAAGCTGTTGATCCCGGGATTCAATCCCCTTTAA
- the recD gene encoding exodeoxyribonuclease V subunit alpha — protein MSKKLLSNLKKSGIISEIDFHFACLITRLASTSEIAAGLAAALVSRATGEGAVCLDLQAQGGRALPMGAGAKAEAACPEPGCWRRMLLESGVVGEPGEFRPLVLDADNRLYLYRYWEYEQILAAAVAAKASTVFPEFDPPRLRASLDRLFPHRVESPVDWQRVAAVVAVLKALCIISGGPGSGKTTTVARLLAILLEQGPTPNLRIQLAAPTGKAAARISASIRTARQELDCPAAVKEAIPAQATTLHRLLGTLPGSPYFRHDAQNPLAVDVVVVDEASMVDLALMAKLVQAMPPAARLILVGDKDQLASVEAGAVLADLCGRTAEHRFSREFGATLSAACSENLQRWCDPNQQRSGLADCIVALRHNYRFAEGSAIGRLSRAVNAGDVAAAAGLLRTPPDASVCWQPLPAPGEFEQRLSERFREGYRDYLSAESPAEALKALGRFTVLTPFNRGPYGVNALNRLAESSLKRSGWIDPSERWYTRRPLLITRNDHEMGLFNGDLGVILPAEGHADRQDACFAGPDGDVRRLPPQRLPAHETVFAMTVHKSQGSEFDSVLVILPENDSPLLTRELLYTAVTRAREKVLIWGPEGGLTAAVSKKIERASGLHDALWNGTHEK, from the coding sequence ATGAGCAAAAAACTTTTAAGTAATTTAAAAAAAAGCGGAATTATATCTGAAATAGATTTCCATTTTGCCTGTTTGATCACCCGCCTGGCCAGCACTTCGGAGATCGCCGCCGGGTTGGCCGCCGCATTGGTCAGCCGTGCCACCGGCGAGGGGGCGGTCTGCCTGGACCTGCAGGCCCAGGGGGGTCGGGCCCTGCCCATGGGGGCCGGGGCAAAGGCGGAGGCCGCGTGCCCGGAGCCTGGCTGCTGGCGCCGGATGCTGCTTGAGAGCGGGGTTGTCGGGGAGCCGGGAGAATTTCGGCCACTGGTGCTGGACGCGGACAACCGGCTCTACCTCTATCGCTACTGGGAATACGAACAGATCCTGGCGGCGGCGGTTGCCGCCAAGGCATCCACCGTGTTTCCCGAATTCGACCCGCCACGGTTGCGGGCAAGCCTCGATCGGCTTTTCCCGCACCGGGTCGAATCCCCGGTGGACTGGCAGCGGGTGGCGGCCGTGGTGGCGGTGCTGAAGGCGCTGTGCATCATTTCAGGCGGGCCCGGCAGCGGCAAAACCACCACCGTCGCCCGGCTGCTGGCGATCTTGCTGGAGCAGGGGCCCACCCCGAATCTGCGCATCCAGCTGGCCGCCCCCACCGGCAAGGCGGCCGCCCGGATCAGCGCCTCCATTCGCACCGCCCGCCAGGAACTGGACTGCCCCGCCGCGGTCAAAGAAGCCATTCCGGCCCAGGCCACCACCCTCCACCGGCTGCTGGGCACCCTTCCCGGATCGCCCTATTTCCGGCACGATGCCCAAAACCCGCTGGCGGTGGACGTGGTCGTGGTGGACGAAGCCTCCATGGTGGACCTGGCCCTGATGGCCAAGCTGGTGCAGGCGATGCCGCCGGCGGCGCGCCTGATTCTGGTTGGTGACAAAGACCAGCTGGCGTCGGTGGAAGCCGGCGCGGTCCTCGCGGATCTCTGCGGGCGAACGGCCGAACACCGCTTTTCACGGGAATTTGGCGCGACGCTTTCGGCCGCATGCAGCGAAAACCTGCAACGGTGGTGCGACCCGAACCAGCAGCGCTCCGGGCTGGCGGACTGTATTGTTGCCCTGCGCCACAACTACCGCTTTGCCGAGGGCAGCGCAATCGGGCGTCTCAGCCGCGCGGTCAACGCCGGCGACGTGGCGGCGGCGGCCGGTCTTTTGCGGACGCCGCCGGATGCCAGCGTCTGCTGGCAGCCGCTGCCTGCGCCCGGGGAATTTGAGCAGCGACTCTCCGAACGGTTTCGCGAGGGCTACCGGGACTATCTGAGCGCCGAAAGCCCGGCCGAGGCCTTGAAAGCCCTCGGGCGCTTCACCGTCCTAACGCCCTTCAACCGGGGCCCGTACGGCGTCAATGCGCTCAACCGGCTGGCCGAGTCCAGCCTGAAACGCAGCGGCTGGATCGACCCGTCCGAACGCTGGTACACCCGGCGTCCGCTGCTGATTACGCGCAACGACCACGAGATGGGCCTTTTCAACGGCGATCTGGGGGTTATTCTGCCCGCCGAGGGACACGCGGACCGGCAGGATGCCTGCTTCGCCGGACCGGACGGAGACGTCCGGCGCTTGCCGCCCCAGCGCCTGCCAGCCCACGAGACCGTTTTTGCCATGACCGTCCACAAAAGTCAGGGATCGGAGTTCGATTCGGTATTGGTCATTTTACCGGAAAACGATTCCCCCCTCCTCACCCGGGAACTCCTGTACACCGCGGTAACTCGGGCCCGAGAAAAAGTATTGATCTGGGGACCCGAAGGTGGTTTAACCGCTGCCGTGTCCAAAAAAATTGAACGGGCTTCAGGACTGCACGATGCCCTCTGGAACGGAACCCACGAAAAATAA
- a CDS encoding ketoacyl-ACP synthase III produces the protein MNQPVKTIIKGTGRYVPPRVVTNQDLTRWMDTTDEWIRQRTGIEQRHWIPEEGGVGASDLGLEAAKIALERAGWRPTDIDLIIFGTLSPDIFFPGPGCLLQRKLGLSETPALDIRQQCSAFLYGLAMADAFIRSGLYRRILFVGGEVHSTCLDISTRGRDIAVLFGDAAGAVCLEAVATEAPAGVLASVLHAQGEFADILMMEAPAFREKPGISEAMIREGRHWPKMEGKSVFKHAVRRLPEAAREVLDKAGLTVEDIDMVIPHQANLRINQAFMKSLGLPEEKLFSNINRYGNTTAASIPMACDDALEQKKIGPGSTVLFIGLGAGLTWGAVLYRFPK, from the coding sequence ATGAACCAACCCGTTAAAACCATCATAAAAGGTACCGGACGCTACGTCCCTCCCCGGGTGGTCACCAACCAGGACCTCACCCGCTGGATGGACACCACGGATGAATGGATCCGGCAGCGAACCGGCATCGAGCAGCGCCACTGGATTCCGGAAGAGGGCGGGGTGGGGGCCTCCGACCTGGGTTTGGAGGCCGCCAAGATTGCTCTGGAACGGGCCGGCTGGCGCCCTACGGATATCGACCTGATCATTTTCGGGACCCTCAGCCCGGATATCTTCTTTCCCGGCCCCGGGTGCCTGCTGCAGCGCAAACTGGGGCTTTCCGAAACCCCGGCGCTGGATATCCGCCAGCAATGTTCCGCCTTTCTGTACGGCCTCGCCATGGCCGATGCCTTCATCCGCAGCGGCCTTTACCGGCGGATTCTTTTCGTCGGCGGTGAGGTCCACAGCACTTGCCTGGACATTTCCACCCGTGGCCGGGACATCGCTGTTCTTTTCGGCGATGCGGCCGGTGCGGTCTGCCTGGAGGCCGTTGCAACCGAAGCGCCTGCCGGGGTGCTGGCCTCGGTACTGCACGCCCAGGGGGAATTCGCCGATATCCTGATGATGGAAGCGCCCGCTTTCCGCGAAAAACCGGGCATCTCCGAGGCGATGATCCGCGAGGGGCGCCATTGGCCCAAAATGGAAGGCAAGTCCGTTTTCAAGCACGCGGTCCGGCGGCTTCCCGAAGCGGCCCGGGAAGTCCTGGACAAGGCCGGTCTGACGGTGGAGGACATCGATATGGTGATCCCCCACCAGGCCAACCTGCGCATCAACCAGGCATTTATGAAATCTCTGGGGCTTCCGGAGGAAAAACTGTTCAGCAACATCAACCGCTACGGCAACACCACCGCCGCCAGCATTCCCATGGCGTGCGACGACGCCCTGGAACAAAAGAAGATCGGGCCGGGCAGCACCGTTCTTTTCATCGGCCTGGGGGCGGGGCTGACCTGGGGGGCTGTGCTGTATCGATTTCCGAAGTGA
- a CDS encoding endonuclease/exonuclease/phosphatase family protein, with amino-acid sequence MRMLLYNIRYAAGIGRRIHLPVPYAGYLKKTGRNLEQIAAFIRDVAPDIAGLIEVDSGSFRCEKSNQADTIAREMQHYAIYRSKYAQNSLIQKIPVLNKQGNAFLTNQEIQSIRYHYFNEGIKRLVIELELKEIKLFLVHLSLKFRHRQQQLRDLNGVLQNERKPFVVAGDFNPLRGARELGEFIAATGLKSANDSGMPSHPSRSPRRQLDFILYSPEIRTRDFQVPQVKFSDHVPLIWDFEVTQPPGRPRKPPALPALH; translated from the coding sequence ATGCGAATGCTACTCTACAACATCCGTTACGCCGCCGGCATTGGCCGCAGGATCCACCTGCCGGTGCCTTACGCCGGCTACCTTAAAAAAACCGGTCGCAACCTGGAACAGATCGCCGCCTTCATCAGGGACGTCGCGCCGGACATCGCCGGGTTGATCGAAGTCGACAGCGGGTCTTTTCGTTGCGAAAAATCCAACCAGGCCGACACCATCGCCCGTGAAATGCAGCACTACGCCATCTACCGGTCGAAATATGCCCAAAACTCCCTGATCCAGAAAATTCCGGTTCTCAACAAGCAAGGCAACGCCTTTTTGACCAATCAGGAAATCCAGTCCATCCGCTACCATTATTTCAACGAGGGCATCAAGCGGCTGGTGATCGAACTGGAGCTGAAAGAAATCAAACTTTTTCTGGTGCACCTCTCGTTGAAATTCCGCCATCGCCAGCAGCAGCTGCGCGATCTCAACGGGGTCCTTCAAAATGAGAGGAAACCCTTTGTGGTCGCCGGCGATTTCAATCCCCTGCGCGGCGCGCGCGAGTTGGGGGAGTTTATCGCCGCAACCGGATTGAAAAGTGCCAACGACAGCGGCATGCCGTCCCATCCAAGCCGCTCCCCGCGGCGCCAGCTGGATTTTATCCTCTACAGCCCCGAGATCCGCACCCGTGATTTTCAGGTGCCCCAGGTCAAGTTTTCCGACCACGTGCCGCTGATCTGGGATTTCGAGGTGACCCAGCCCCCAGGGCGGCCCCGGAAACCGCCGGCCCTCCCCGCGCTCCATTGA
- a CDS encoding transcriptional regulator yields the protein MQTIRQALVELLSGEPLSARELSRILGIREKEVCEHLVHIGRTAGARRQKLLTLPFACLDCGFVFRDRKRFTRPGKCPRCRGTHIEVPRFQLR from the coding sequence ATGCAAACCATTCGTCAAGCCCTGGTCGAGCTTCTCTCCGGTGAGCCCTTGAGTGCCCGAGAGCTTTCCCGGATATTGGGTATCCGGGAGAAAGAGGTCTGCGAGCATCTGGTCCACATCGGCCGCACAGCCGGGGCGCGCCGCCAAAAGCTCCTGACCCTGCCCTTCGCCTGTCTGGACTGTGGCTTTGTATTCCGTGACCGCAAACGCTTCACCCGGCCGGGGAAATGCCCGCGTTGCCGCGGCACGCACATCGAGGTGCCCCGTTTCCAGCTGCGGTAA
- a CDS encoding protein GlmU — translation MASSAPDPIGILLNKGVRIPAPASVEIGPEVDPARISAEGVVLHAGTKIFGRRTLILQGAKIGYEGPATLENCHVGPAVRLSGGFFRGAVFLAKAAMGSGAHVRECTILEEGASGAHTVGLKQTILFPFVTLGSLINFCDCLMSGGTSPEDHSEVGSSYIHFNYTPNQDKATPSLLGDVPSGVMLNQRPIFLGGQGGLVGPCRLAFGTIIAAGSVYRKDVPQPGRLVFDGGLKSGSIPFSPGLYRGIRRIVANNLTYLANLAALKQWYAHVRAQFVSPDFPQALLEGLLAAVDAAIDERLRQFGRFCAKLPESARRYRESARESTSDALLQEKAELAAGWPEMKAIMSQQKEDAGPESLRDAFLEKIQEPLRSAGRDYLATIRGLEPAAAAAGTRWLQAIVGRFSAAALAPLPLLSLRD, via the coding sequence ATGGCGTCATCGGCTCCGGATCCCATCGGGATCCTGCTAAACAAGGGGGTCCGCATCCCGGCCCCGGCCAGCGTGGAAATCGGCCCGGAGGTCGACCCCGCCCGGATCTCGGCGGAAGGCGTGGTGCTTCATGCCGGCACCAAGATCTTCGGCCGCCGCACCCTGATCCTGCAGGGGGCTAAGATCGGCTACGAAGGCCCCGCGACCCTCGAAAACTGCCATGTCGGCCCCGCGGTTCGGCTGAGCGGGGGTTTTTTTCGAGGGGCGGTATTTCTCGCAAAGGCCGCCATGGGGTCGGGGGCCCACGTCCGCGAATGCACCATCCTGGAGGAGGGGGCCAGCGGCGCCCACACGGTGGGGCTCAAACAGACTATCCTCTTTCCGTTCGTGACCCTCGGCAGCCTGATAAATTTTTGCGACTGCCTGATGTCGGGCGGCACCAGCCCGGAGGACCACAGCGAGGTGGGCAGCTCCTACATCCACTTCAATTACACCCCCAATCAGGACAAGGCCACACCGTCGCTTCTGGGGGATGTGCCCTCGGGTGTGATGCTCAACCAGCGGCCTATTTTTCTGGGCGGGCAGGGCGGTTTGGTGGGGCCGTGCCGATTGGCCTTCGGCACCATTATCGCCGCCGGATCGGTCTACCGCAAGGATGTGCCCCAACCCGGGCGGCTGGTGTTCGATGGCGGCCTGAAGAGCGGCAGCATCCCGTTTAGCCCCGGACTTTACCGCGGGATTCGCCGCATCGTGGCCAACAATCTCACCTACCTGGCCAACCTGGCCGCTCTGAAACAGTGGTATGCCCACGTGCGCGCCCAGTTCGTCTCGCCGGATTTTCCCCAGGCGCTTCTTGAAGGCCTCCTCGCGGCGGTGGACGCGGCCATCGACGAGCGGCTGCGCCAGTTCGGGCGCTTCTGCGCCAAACTCCCCGAATCGGCCCGGCGCTACCGCGAAAGTGCGCGTGAGAGCACCTCGGATGCCCTGCTCCAGGAGAAGGCGGAACTGGCCGCCGGCTGGCCCGAGATGAAGGCCATCATGAGCCAGCAAAAAGAGGACGCCGGTCCCGAGAGCCTGCGGGATGCCTTTCTGGAGAAAATCCAGGAGCCCCTCCGCAGCGCCGGCAGAGACTATCTCGCCACCATCCGGGGCCTGGAGCCCGCCGCTGCGGCCGCTGGCACCCGCTGGCTGCAGGCGATTGTGGGCCGTTTCAGCGCGGCGGCCCTGGCGCCGCTGCCCTTGCTGTCTCTCCGCGATTGA
- the glmM gene encoding phosphoglucosamine mutase yields MGILFGTDGIRGVANTYPMTAEMAMTVGRALAVLFAPSDGAPFVVGRDTRISGHMLAHAMAAGICSMGGNVAMAGVLPTPGVAHLTRAAKGAAGIVISASHNPFQDNGIKVFKGDGYKLSDAYEAEIEALVLNVDLAARAESIQATGRVRWLPDAGQRYVNFLIATAPSGDFLSGRRIVLDCANGATSEVAPRLFSALGAAVTTLFNEPDGRNINAGCGSQHPETLARQVVAQAADIGLAFDGDGDRLIAVDEKGEPLTGDQVLAVCAKGLQAAGRLKGSAVVSTVMSNMGLEKALSKLGIAHHRAAVGDRHVLEKMLACGAVVGGENSGHMIFLENHTTGDGLLAGLKLLAAVQSEEKPLSQLRRVMTVFPQLTLNVAVTDKPPIDSEPAISKAVRAAEGVLAGRGRVLVRYSGTQALCRVMVEAPTREETERLCRQIADVVRRRLGA; encoded by the coding sequence ATGGGCATTTTGTTCGGCACCGACGGCATTCGCGGGGTGGCCAACACCTACCCGATGACCGCCGAGATGGCCATGACTGTGGGGCGGGCGCTGGCGGTCCTGTTTGCACCCTCGGACGGCGCCCCGTTTGTGGTCGGCCGCGACACCCGCATCTCCGGGCACATGCTGGCCCACGCGATGGCGGCCGGCATCTGTTCCATGGGGGGCAACGTCGCCATGGCGGGGGTGCTGCCCACACCCGGGGTGGCGCACCTCACGCGAGCCGCAAAGGGGGCCGCCGGAATCGTCATCTCCGCCTCCCACAACCCGTTCCAGGACAACGGAATCAAGGTCTTCAAAGGGGACGGATACAAACTCTCGGATGCATACGAGGCCGAAATCGAGGCGCTGGTGTTAAACGTCGATCTTGCCGCGAGGGCCGAAAGCATCCAGGCGACCGGTCGGGTGCGCTGGCTGCCCGATGCCGGGCAGCGTTATGTCAACTTTTTGATTGCGACCGCCCCGTCCGGCGATTTCCTGTCCGGGCGCCGAATCGTTCTGGACTGCGCCAACGGTGCTACCTCGGAGGTCGCGCCGCGTCTTTTCAGCGCCCTGGGTGCGGCGGTAACCACGCTGTTCAACGAACCCGACGGCCGCAACATCAATGCCGGCTGCGGCTCCCAGCATCCGGAAACACTGGCGCGGCAGGTGGTGGCGCAGGCTGCCGATATCGGCCTGGCCTTCGACGGCGACGGCGACCGCCTGATCGCGGTCGACGAAAAAGGGGAACCCCTCACGGGCGATCAGGTGCTGGCCGTCTGCGCCAAGGGGTTGCAGGCCGCGGGACGCCTGAAGGGCAGCGCGGTGGTGTCCACCGTCATGAGCAACATGGGGCTTGAAAAGGCCCTATCCAAGTTGGGTATCGCGCACCACAGGGCCGCCGTGGGCGACCGCCATGTCCTTGAAAAGATGCTGGCCTGCGGGGCCGTGGTGGGCGGCGAAAACTCAGGCCACATGATCTTTCTGGAAAACCACACCACCGGCGACGGCCTGCTGGCCGGCCTGAAACTGTTGGCCGCCGTCCAAAGCGAGGAGAAGCCCTTGTCGCAGCTGCGCCGGGTGATGACCGTCTTCCCGCAGCTGACCCTCAATGTGGCGGTTACCGACAAGCCCCCGATAGATTCCGAGCCGGCCATTTCCAAAGCAGTCCGGGCGGCCGAAGGGGTGTTGGCCGGCAGGGGGCGGGTCCTGGTGCGCTACTCGGGCACCCAGGCGCTTTGCCGGGTGATGGTGGAGGCCCCCACCCGGGAGGAAACCGAGCGCCTCTGCCGGCAGATCGCCGATGTGGTCCGCAGGCGGCTGGGGGCCTGA
- a CDS encoding Bax inhibitor-1/YccA family protein — protein sequence MQSLPLERTQTQTQVQVNAFVRSVYNWMAVGLALTGFVAYYVSTSEAILRVVFGSPMVLIILVIAQLGLVFSLAARVHKMEASSATAVFVVYSALNGVTLSSIFLVYARTSIVSVFFVCAATFLACSVYGWFTRRDLTSMGNFMFMGLIGIIIASLANLFFRSSGLQAIISYIGVLVFVGLTAYDTQKIKNMALSQPAGLEAGVVRKGAIMGALSLYLDFINLFIMLLHIFGGSRE from the coding sequence ATGCAGTCGTTACCACTTGAGCGCACCCAAACCCAAACCCAGGTACAGGTCAACGCGTTTGTGCGCAGCGTCTACAACTGGATGGCGGTCGGTCTTGCCCTGACCGGGTTTGTGGCATACTATGTCTCCACCAGCGAAGCCATCCTGCGGGTGGTCTTCGGCTCCCCCATGGTGCTGATAATACTTGTGATCGCCCAGCTGGGGTTGGTGTTTTCCCTGGCCGCGCGGGTCCACAAGATGGAGGCCTCCAGCGCGACGGCGGTTTTCGTGGTCTATTCGGCCCTAAACGGGGTGACCCTGTCCTCGATCTTTCTGGTGTATGCCAGAACCTCCATCGTGTCGGTTTTCTTCGTTTGCGCGGCCACGTTTCTGGCCTGCAGCGTCTACGGCTGGTTCACCCGCCGGGACCTGACTTCGATGGGCAATTTCATGTTCATGGGCTTGATCGGGATCATCATCGCCAGCCTGGCCAACCTGTTCTTCAGGAGCTCCGGACTGCAGGCCATCATCAGCTACATCGGCGTTCTGGTGTTCGTCGGGCTGACCGCCTATGACACCCAGAAAATAAAAAATATGGCCCTGTCCCAACCCGCGGGACTCGAGGCCGGGGTGGTCCGCAAAGGCGCCATCATGGGCGCCCTATCCCTTTATCTCGACTTTATCAACCTCTTCATCATGCTGCTGCACATTTTCGGCGGCAGCCGGGAATAA